Proteins encoded in a region of the Sphingomonas jaspsi DSM 18422 genome:
- a CDS encoding isoprenyl transferase, producing the protein MTAAPAATGGHASHGGGRGDGPRHVAIIMDGNGRWAQRKGLPRVAGHRAGAEAVRKTLQAAADAGVEVLTIYAFSSENWRRSAEEVSDLKGLMRFYLERELATLEKERVQLRIIGDYRAFGPELSARLEKAVERTRTNTRLTLVIALNYGSRAEIAAACRSLATEARDGKIDPSAIDEEVVGRALQTSDWPELDLLIRTSGEQRLSNFLLWQAAYAELLFVDTLWPDFDEAAFNAALASYAARHRRFGGR; encoded by the coding sequence GTGACCGCCGCACCCGCCGCGACCGGGGGCCATGCCTCCCACGGCGGTGGGAGGGGGGATGGGCCGCGCCACGTCGCGATCATCATGGACGGCAACGGCCGCTGGGCGCAGCGCAAGGGGCTTCCGCGTGTAGCCGGGCATCGCGCCGGGGCCGAGGCAGTCCGCAAGACGTTGCAGGCCGCCGCAGACGCAGGCGTCGAAGTCCTGACGATCTACGCCTTCTCCTCGGAAAACTGGCGTCGGTCGGCGGAGGAGGTCAGCGACCTCAAGGGCCTGATGCGTTTCTACCTCGAACGCGAGCTTGCGACGCTGGAGAAGGAGCGCGTCCAGCTCCGTATCATCGGCGATTACCGCGCCTTCGGTCCCGAATTGTCGGCGCGGCTGGAAAAGGCCGTCGAGCGTACCCGGACGAACACGCGGCTCACGCTGGTCATCGCGTTGAATTACGGCAGCCGCGCGGAAATTGCCGCCGCGTGCCGGTCGCTCGCTACCGAGGCGCGCGATGGGAAGATCGATCCCTCCGCGATCGACGAAGAGGTGGTCGGACGCGCACTCCAGACATCCGACTGGCCTGAACTCGACCTGCTTATCCGCACGTCGGGCGAGCAGCGCCTGTCGAATTTCCTGCTGTGGCAGGCGGCCTATGCCGAACTTTTGTTCGTGGACACGCTGTGGCCGGATTTCGACGAGGCAGCGTTCAACGCCGCCCTGGCCAGCTATGCGGCGCGACATCGCCGCTTCGGGGGACGATGA
- the frr gene encoding ribosome recycling factor: MPAYDKNDIQRRMTGALENLKHDLAGLRTGRASTALLDPVQVEVYGANMPLNQVATVSVPEPRLISVQVWDRSNMNAVEKAIRSAGLGINPITDGQMIRLPIPDLTEERRKELAKLASQYAEKARVAVRNVRRDGMDALKTDEKKKEISEDEHKRLDTEVQKMTDDTIKDIDAAAHAKEQEILGK; this comes from the coding sequence ATGCCTGCCTACGACAAGAACGACATCCAGCGCCGCATGACCGGCGCGCTCGAAAATCTGAAGCACGATCTTGCCGGCCTGCGCACCGGGCGCGCGTCGACCGCGCTGCTCGATCCGGTGCAGGTCGAAGTCTATGGCGCCAACATGCCGCTGAACCAGGTTGCGACCGTGTCGGTCCCCGAACCGCGCCTCATTTCGGTGCAGGTCTGGGACCGCTCGAACATGAATGCGGTCGAAAAGGCAATCCGTAGCGCGGGCCTCGGCATCAACCCGATCACCGACGGACAGATGATCCGCCTGCCCATTCCCGACCTCACCGAAGAGCGCCGCAAGGAACTGGCCAAGCTTGCCAGCCAATATGCCGAAAAGGCCCGCGTCGCCGTGCGCAACGTCCGCCGCGATGGCATGGACGCCTTGAAGACCGACGAGAAGAAGAAGGAAATCAGCGAGGACGAGCACAAGCGGCTCGATACCGAAGTGCAGAAGATGACCGACGATACGATCAAGGACATCGATGCGGCCGCGCACGCCAAGGAACAGGAAATCCTGGGCAAGTGA
- the pyrH gene encoding UMP kinase, whose amino-acid sequence MTRPSFHRILLKLSGEALMGDSAFGINPETVARMAAEVKAAKEQGHEICLVIGGGNIFRGMAGAAAGMDRAQADYMGMLATVMNALAMQNALEQIGVETRVQSAIKMDQVCEPVIRRRAERHLAKGRIVIFAAGVGSPYFTTDSGAALRAAEMKCDALFKGTSVDGVYDADPKKVAGATRYETVTFNQVLASDLKVMDASAVALCRDSNIPIVVFNIREPGNLAKVLAGEGTATVVQNKE is encoded by the coding sequence ATGACCCGCCCGAGCTTCCATCGCATCCTGCTGAAGCTGTCGGGCGAGGCGTTGATGGGCGACAGCGCGTTCGGGATTAACCCGGAGACCGTGGCGCGCATGGCCGCCGAAGTGAAGGCAGCCAAGGAACAGGGTCACGAAATCTGCCTCGTCATCGGCGGCGGCAATATCTTCCGCGGGATGGCGGGTGCTGCAGCCGGCATGGACCGCGCGCAGGCCGACTATATGGGCATGCTGGCGACCGTGATGAACGCGCTGGCGATGCAGAATGCGCTCGAACAGATCGGCGTAGAAACCCGCGTCCAGTCGGCGATCAAGATGGACCAGGTGTGCGAACCGGTAATCCGCCGCCGCGCCGAACGACATCTCGCCAAGGGCCGGATCGTGATCTTCGCCGCCGGCGTCGGCAGCCCCTATTTCACCACCGACAGCGGCGCCGCGCTGCGCGCCGCCGAAATGAAGTGCGACGCGCTGTTCAAGGGAACCAGTGTCGATGGCGTCTATGACGCCGACCCCAAGAAGGTTGCCGGTGCGACCCGATATGAAACCGTGACCTTCAACCAGGTGCTGGCGAGCGACCTCAAGGTCATGGACGCCAGCGCCGTCGCGCTGTGCCGCGATAGCAATATTCCGATCGTCGTGTTCAACATCCGCGAACCGGGCAATCTGGCCAAGGTTCTGGCGGGCGAAGGCACCGCGACGGTCGTCCAGAACAAGGAGTAA